A single region of the Brachypodium distachyon strain Bd21 chromosome 3, Brachypodium_distachyon_v3.0, whole genome shotgun sequence genome encodes:
- the LOC104584231 gene encoding probable BRI1 kinase inhibitor 1 — protein MSRGLVERANSDLGHIANSSTSTATATGDDLHRRQCTNNKQRLALLFSGAGAGAWRRSEAATATSTRAETGGGGGGSKKKHVQGSSIGPRVKKYMAKAEQLLASFSSGGSASGGRRDDDDRRRRRGPSISNSFPSSSGSGRWPSKRHGWDGIRLFSEPASLRGSPANSGRLSARGVIPKAPSSEEDLQSAIQAAIAHCKNSSVAAAKQLPAAIDRARQV, from the coding sequence ATGTCCCGCGGCCTCGTCGAACGCGCCAACAGCGACCTCGGCCACATCGCCAACTCAAGTACTAGTACAGCAACGGCAACAGGCGAcgacctccaccgccgccaatGCACGAATAACAAGCAGAGGCTGGCGCTTCTCTTCTCCGgggccggtgccggcgcgtGGAGACGAAGCGAGGCGGCGACTGCTACTAGTACCAGGGCagagaccggcggcggcggcggcggcagcaagaAGAAGCATGTCCAAGGAAGCAGCATAGGGCCGCGGGTGAAGAAGTACATGGCCAAGGCGGAGCAGCTCCTCGCGTCCTTCTCATCCGGTGGCAGCGCTAGCGGCGGCAGGAGGGACGATGATgacaggcggcggcggcggggcccgAGTATTAGTAACTCgttcccttcctcctccggctccggcagaTGGCCGTCCAAGCGGCACGGGTGGGATGGGATCAGGCTGTTCTCGGAGCCCGCGTCGCTGCGGGGGTCACCCGCCAACAGCGGGCGCCTCTCCGCGAGGGGGGTAATACCGAAAGCGCcgtcgtcggaggaggacCTGCAGAGCGCCATTCAGGCCGCCATCGCGCACTGCAAGAACTCGTCCGTCGCCGCGGCCAAGCagctgccggcggcgatcgACCGAGCCAGACAGGTGTGA